The Struthio camelus isolate bStrCam1 chromosome 5, bStrCam1.hap1, whole genome shotgun sequence genome has a segment encoding these proteins:
- the LOC138067371 gene encoding scavenger receptor cysteine-rich type 1 protein M130-like, whose protein sequence is MATTSQLPTRALGLLLCMQLCRGTEELRLVDGGSRCEGRVEVKHEGQWGVVCSYDFHWDVREASVVCRQLGCGTVARTSPYTPFGAGTGRIWLQPFFCSGTEPALHNCFHYGWGQHYCDHDRDVGVTCSDAVELRLVNGGGPCEGRLEVKLRGQWGTVADDEWDMADAEVVCQQLGCGSAQSAPGVTRFGEGSGPIHLVRPDCRGDESALWDCTIPGWGPYNVTHGWDVGVVCQGFVRLVGGDGACSGRVEVRQGRAWATLCEGRVDLNTAHVICKEQGCGAALAVTGAARFGAGAGPIWDGGFECAGNESLLSTCARRLPHGQRCNHTSDAGVVCSPYTGFRLANGSTACAGRVEVEARGTWGALCDAGWDEPDAHVLCHHLGCGFATSVPRGGSFGAGTGPVWRDTFHCSGSESHLAECPATALGIPACSPGHTAAVQCSGGAEPLRLVDGESRCDGRLEMALGDAWGPVLAERWDASGATVVCRQLRCGAAEQAYAAPLLGPASSRVGLSGLRCAGTEARLAHCNATAATAAPAGRAHQAAVVCSGSRRLRLASGPGRCAGRVELYVRGAWSSVCQDSWHLSDAAVVCRHLGCGQALAAPASARYGRGSGPLWLGAGGCSGAEATLWHCPAPAPAPGQRGCKQGAGAAAVCSELTALRLVGGSGCAGRLQVFYNGTWGSVCANGTSRATAAVVCRQLGCGAGGSLAAVPATPQAGGPAWLAWVQCGEGADSLWRCPSAPWHPHHCRSPGDTHITCHGQPPANSATPTPAPTTACPAGAACTGAPRNPPTPAGAMPLTTVLCIVLGTLLCLALGALAVQAWRSMARRTGPRRAADTLSEAEAVYEELDYTLTPEYQQVPSGSASPSQGSGTKLPYYTQHSMEDSKPGTAADVPGLTRHEPPDGYDDASTVLEPGEAAAPGSSDGGVCEAPVLGAGRQPSLSPLEPPATATDALASTPSDTGYDDVGIGSPRTSL, encoded by the exons ATGGCCACCACCAGCCAGCTGCCCACCAGGGCActggggctgctgctgtgcatgcagctgtgcaggg GCACCGAGGAGCTGCGGCTGGTGGACGGAGGCAGCCGCTGCGAGGGCCGCGTGGAGGTGAAGCACGAGGGCCAGTGGGGCGTTGTGTGCAGCTACGACTTCCATTGGGATGTCCGCGAAGCCTCCGtggtctgcaggcagctgggatgTGGCACTGTGGCAAGGACCTCCCCGTACACGCCGTTTGGGGCCGGAACTGGACGGATTTGGCTACAACCCTTCTTCTGCAGTGGTACCGAGCCAGCACTCCACAACTGCTTCCACTATGGCTGGGGCCAGCATTACTGTGACCATGACAGGGACGTCGGAGTGACGTGCTCAG ATGCCGTGgagctgaggctggtgaacggaGGTGGTCCCTGCGAGGGCAGGCTGGAGGTGAAGCTGCGGGGCCAGTGGGGAACAGTGGCGGATGATGAATGGGACATGGCAGACGCTGAGGTGGTGTgtcagcagctgggctgtggctcaGCCCAAAGTGCCCCTGGCGTGACCCGCTTTGGGGAAGGGTCTGGACCAATTCATCTTGTACGGCCTGATTGTCGTGGTGACGAGTCTGCCCTTTGGGACTGCACAATCCCGGGATGGGGGCCGTACAATGTCACCCATGGCTGGGATGTTGGTGTGGTCTGTCAAG GATTTGTGCGGCTGGTCGGCGGGGACggcgcctgctcgggccgcgtgGAGGTGAGGCAGGGCCGTGCCTGGGCCACCCTCTGCGAGGGCCGTGTGGACCTCAACACCGCCCACGTCATCTGCAAGGAGCAGGGGTGCGGAGCAGCTCTGGCCGTCACCGGGGCGGCGCGctttggggcaggagccgggcccATCTGGGATGGGGGCTTCGAGTGTGCAGGCAACGAATCCCTCCTGTCCACCTGCGCCCGACGACTGCCCCACGGCCAGCGCTGCAACCACACCAGCGACGCCGGCGTCGTCTGCTCCC CCTACACAGGCTTCAGGCTGGCCAACGGCAGCACGGCGTGCGCAGGGCGAGTGGAGGTGGAGGCGCGGGGCACCTGGGGTGCCCTCTGCGACGCCGGCTGGGACGAGCCCGACGCCCACGTGCTCTGCCACCACCTCGGCTGTGGCTTTGCCACCTCTGTGCCCCGCGGAGGGTCTTTTGGGGCAGGCACCGGCCCCGTGTGGCGCGACACCTTTCACTGCAGCGGCAGCGAGTCCCACCTGGCAGAGTGCCCTGCCACGGCGCTGGGCATCCCCGCCTGCTCGCCAGGCCACACTGCCGCCGTCCAGTGCTCAG GTGGCGCTGAACCCCTGCGGCTGGTGGACGGGGAGAGCCGCTGCGACGGGCGCCTGGAGATGGCCCTGGGCGACGCCTGGGGCCCGGTGCTGGCCGAGCGGTGGGACGCGAGCGGCGCCACcgtggtgtgccggcagctgcggtgcggcgcggcggagcAGGCCTACGCCGCCCCGCTGCTGGGACCAGCGTCGAGCCGCGTGGGGCTGAGCGGGCTCCGGTGCGCAGGCACGGAGGCTCGCCTGGCCCACTGCAACGCCACGGCCGCCACGGCTGCGCCGGCGGGCCGCGCCCACCAAGCGGCCGTTGTCTGCTCGG gcagccggcGCCTACGGCTggcgagcggccccggccgctgcgccGGCAGAGTGGAGCTCTACGTCCGGGGCGCCTGGAGCAGCGTCTGCCAGGACTCGTGGCACCTGTCCGACGCCGCCGTCGTCTGCCGCCACTTGGGCTGCGGCCAGGCCCTGGCagcgcccgcctcggcccgctacggccgcggctcggggccgcTGTGGCTGGGCGCTGGTGGCTGCTCCGGGGCCGAGGCCACGCTCTGgcactgcccggccccggccccggccccggggcagcgcgggtgcAAGCAGGGCGCTGGCGCAGCAGCCGTCTGCTCAG AGCTCACAGCCCTGCGGCTGGTGGGCGGCAGCGGCtgcgccgggcgcctgcaggtctTCTACAACGGGACGTGGGGCAGCGTGTGCGCCAACGGCACCAGCCGCGCCACAGCCGCcgtggtgtgccggcagctgggctgcggggccgggggcagcctggCGGCCGTCCCCGCAACCCCCCAGGCCGGGGGCCCCGCCTGGCTGGCCTGGGTGCAGTGCGGCGAGGGGGCCGACTCCCTCTggcgctgcccctccgccccctggCACCCGCACCACTGCCGCTCCCCCGGGGACACCCACATCACGTGCCACGGGCAGCCTCCAGCCAACAGCGCGACTCCCACGCCAGCCCCCACcaccgcctgccccgccggcgcaGCCTGCACAG gtgcccccaggaaccccccaaCACCTGCTGGGGCCATGCCGCTGACCACTGTCCTCTGCATCGTCCTGGGGACccttctgtgcctggccctgggggCCCTCGCTGTGCAGGCATGGCGCTCCATGGCTCGGCGCACAG GCCCCCGCAGAGCTGCAGATACACTCTCAGAGGCAGAGGCCGTCTATGAGGAGCTCGACTACACCCTGACACCCGAGTACCAGCAGGTCCCCAGTGGCTCAG CCTCACCATCGCAGGGCTCAGGGACCAAGCTGCCCTATTACACCCAGCACAGCATGGAGGACAGCAAGCCCGGGACTGCCGCAG ACGTCCCTGGCCTGACCAGGCACGAACCCCCGGATGGGTATGATGATGCCTCCACCGTGCTGGAGCCAGGAGAGGCCGCTGCTCCGGGGTCAAGTGACGGAGGTGTGTGCGAGGCTCCAGTGCTGGGAG